The following proteins are co-located in the Candidatus Dormiibacterota bacterium genome:
- a CDS encoding glyoxalase, giving the protein MMLYDHIDFRVANVALVRPLYDALLVEMGYTDQHDDAESVGYHRPNEAGTDAFFWIVQQDGHVPNGTRVAFAAQSRAEVDRLAATVREHGAREFEPPQLVAEYGPSYYAAFFEDAEGNALEICCRKPE; this is encoded by the coding sequence GTGATGCTCTACGATCACATCGATTTTCGCGTCGCCAACGTCGCGCTGGTGCGGCCGCTCTACGACGCACTGCTAGTCGAAATGGGATACACGGATCAGCACGACGACGCCGAGTCCGTCGGCTACCACCGGCCGAACGAAGCGGGGACGGACGCATTCTTTTGGATCGTCCAACAGGACGGGCACGTGCCGAACGGTACGCGCGTGGCATTCGCCGCACAATCGCGCGCGGAGGTCGACCGTCTCGCGGCGACCGTACGCGAGCACGGTGCACGCGAGTTCGAGCCGCCGCAGCTCGTTGCGGAGTACGGGCCGTCCTATTATGCGGCGTTCTTCGAAGATGCCGAGGGGAACGCGCTGGAAATCTGCTGCCGGAAGCCCGAGTAG
- a CDS encoding sulfite exporter TauE/SafE family protein has product MVETVLLIVLGFVTALFVWAWIDALIVKRRGLARPRLIELAIGFVTDFFDTLGIGSFAPTTSLFKLFRLVPDERIPGTLNIGHTLPTVLEAVLFIGFTSRAAVEPITLVSLIAAAVLGAWLGAGFVARWPRHYIQIGMGTVLLIAAALFVMKNLNWLPGGGHAHALFGLKLWIGVVANFCLGALMTIGIGLYAPAMMLVALLGMEPAVAFPIMMGSCAFLMPSASIRFIRFDAYSARAALGLTVAGLPGVYLAWRFFQWLPITAVRWLVVVVVVYAAIAMLRSAMVRGRADAVRVKGAGA; this is encoded by the coding sequence ATGGTTGAGACAGTTCTCCTTATCGTCCTGGGCTTCGTTACCGCGCTTTTCGTGTGGGCCTGGATCGACGCCCTGATCGTCAAGCGCCGCGGCCTCGCGCGGCCGCGCCTAATCGAGCTCGCGATCGGCTTCGTGACCGACTTCTTCGATACGCTCGGCATCGGATCGTTCGCTCCGACGACCTCGCTTTTCAAGCTCTTTCGTCTCGTTCCCGACGAGCGTATTCCGGGGACGCTGAACATCGGTCACACGCTGCCGACGGTTCTCGAAGCGGTGCTCTTCATCGGCTTCACGAGCCGCGCGGCCGTGGAGCCGATCACACTCGTGTCGCTCATTGCCGCGGCGGTGCTCGGGGCCTGGCTCGGTGCTGGCTTCGTGGCGCGTTGGCCCCGCCACTACATTCAGATCGGGATGGGTACGGTGCTGCTGATCGCGGCGGCGCTCTTCGTTATGAAGAATCTGAACTGGCTTCCGGGCGGAGGTCACGCGCACGCACTCTTCGGCCTGAAACTATGGATCGGCGTCGTGGCGAACTTCTGCCTCGGCGCGCTCATGACGATTGGGATCGGTCTTTACGCTCCGGCCATGATGCTCGTGGCGCTGCTCGGGATGGAGCCGGCCGTCGCGTTTCCCATCATGATGGGCTCGTGCGCGTTCCTCATGCCCTCCGCGAGCATCCGCTTCATCCGCTTTGATGCGTATTCAGCCAGAGCGGCACTGGGTCTGACCGTCGCAGGATTACCCGGCGTGTATCTCGCCTGGCGGTTCTTCCAGTGGCTGCCGATCACCGCGGTGCGATGGCTCGTCGTGGTCGTGGTCGTTTATGCGGCGATCGCGATGCTTCGCTCGGCAATGGTGCGCGGTCGCGCCGACGCGGTTCGGGTCAAAGGGGCGGGCGCGTGA
- a CDS encoding SpoIIE family protein phosphatase yields MTERAAGTVIFTVFLLFVLWIAVEGAFQTRANIADTFSREAEMQRAQIDLQEMLRLQINEENSLRGFVLTRDPFYVQQYALASAQWAAKETAVHNALVDEHLGGALQMLDEYDTVQTRWRTEIALPLLSRPRSGLVALDKQNKAFIDYQAQTADGVRAALVVTSAALVRSTQDQINRSSYVRAFWLLIFGLLAILFNAYGSRLTRELQEERMVSDVLQQAFRSAHVPVPNCEIGARYLSASNRLRVGGDVYDVFRLSEKRALLLIADVSGKGVDAAVLTAFVRFTVRSIALRHVDPGNILTEFNETFARTIDNPSLFITMLVGVLDCSGGSFSYASAGHDSAYVRRSTSVEALQVTGPLVGVIEATYGTKSVQLAVGDSLVLATDGLTEARARSGELLGERAAMDLIAAAPPEAQALADYLAAQVRKRSGNRPTDDLALLVVRYAGEDACNA; encoded by the coding sequence TTGACGGAGCGGGCGGCGGGCACCGTCATATTCACGGTCTTCCTCTTGTTCGTGCTGTGGATCGCCGTCGAAGGCGCATTTCAAACGCGAGCGAACATCGCCGACACGTTCAGTCGCGAAGCCGAGATGCAGCGCGCGCAAATCGACCTGCAAGAGATGCTGCGCTTGCAGATCAACGAAGAGAACTCGTTGCGCGGCTTCGTCTTGACGCGCGATCCGTTCTACGTGCAGCAATACGCTCTAGCGTCGGCGCAGTGGGCGGCGAAGGAGACGGCGGTGCATAACGCGCTCGTCGACGAGCACTTGGGGGGCGCATTGCAGATGCTCGACGAGTACGATACCGTGCAGACGCGCTGGCGGACCGAGATCGCGCTTCCGCTTCTCTCGCGGCCGCGCAGCGGGCTCGTCGCGCTGGACAAGCAGAACAAAGCCTTCATCGACTACCAGGCGCAGACGGCCGACGGCGTCCGCGCCGCCCTCGTCGTCACGAGCGCGGCGCTCGTGCGCAGCACGCAAGACCAAATCAATCGTTCGTCGTACGTGCGTGCCTTCTGGCTGCTCATCTTCGGGCTGCTCGCCATTCTGTTCAACGCGTACGGATCGCGCTTGACGCGAGAGCTCCAAGAGGAACGAATGGTCTCGGACGTGCTGCAGCAAGCCTTCCGCAGCGCGCACGTTCCCGTTCCCAACTGCGAAATTGGCGCGAGATATCTGTCGGCGAGCAATCGTCTGCGCGTCGGCGGAGACGTGTACGACGTCTTCCGGCTATCGGAGAAGCGCGCGCTGCTGCTCATCGCGGACGTCAGCGGAAAGGGCGTCGATGCCGCCGTGCTGACTGCCTTCGTGCGGTTCACCGTGCGCTCGATCGCGCTGCGCCACGTCGACCCGGGGAACATCCTGACGGAGTTCAACGAGACGTTCGCTAGGACGATCGACAACCCATCGCTGTTCATCACGATGCTCGTCGGCGTTCTCGATTGCAGCGGCGGGTCGTTCAGCTATGCAAGCGCCGGGCACGATTCCGCATACGTGCGCCGTTCCACGAGCGTGGAGGCATTGCAGGTGACGGGGCCGCTCGTCGGCGTCATCGAAGCGACGTACGGAACGAAATCCGTGCAGCTTGCGGTCGGCGACTCGCTCGTGCTGGCTACCGACGGGCTCACCGAGGCGCGCGCGCGCTCTGGAGAGTTGTTGGGCGAGCGTGCGGCGATGGATTTGATCGCCGCCGCGCCGCCCGAGGCGCAGGCGCTAGCCGATTATCTCGCGGCGCAGGTGCGCAAGCGCAGCGGCAATCGTCCCACCGACGATCTCGCGCTGCTCGTCGTGCGATATGCGGGAGAGGATGCCTGCAATGCGTGA
- the metH gene encoding methionine synthase, producing the protein MAQVRQAPSYLAELEKKVLLFDGAMGTELMALGLTPADFGGERYAGCNEALVLSRPDLVRRVHEAYLAAGADVVETDSFTASRLKLDEYALGDRTGEINRDAARIAREACDAVATAQWPRFVAGSMGPTGMLVSSSDPTLSKITYEELAEIYAEQARALIDGGVDLLLLETMQDLLELKAAIAGIVREFGRGMRRVPIQAQPTLITEGRMLLGTDIRAICAVLDALPIDVVGLNCSTGPAQMRDSIRYLCETSRCPVAVIPNAGLPLMGPRGETIYPETPEELARELGEFVREYGVGAIGGCCGTTPAHIAALRKTLEAVGETHARTARKGRPECVASAMTAVSLEQEPRPLLVGERINSQGSRRMKRMLLEDRYDDIVLLGREQVEGGAHVLDVCCALTERGDEELQMREIVRRLAQSVEAPLMIDSTEPRVLEVALQNYPGRAILNSVHLEAGRAKIDRVLPLAIEHGAAVVALTIDEQGMAKTVERKVEVARRIYDIAVGEYGLPPGALIFDALTFTLATGDAEFAESAVATIEGIRSIKAALPGVLTSLGVSNVSFGLSAAARAALNSVFLHHCVAAGLDCALVHAKEIAPYAEIDAQARERCDDLVFNRRADALARLIEHVESAGVKTPDEIETADDGAPIEVRIRHAILHRRKDGIEKKIDEALRSRTPVEVLNEILLPAMKEVGDRFGAGELILPFVLQSAEVMKKAVAHLEQFLEKKDGVTKGKIVLATVFGDVHDIGKNLVNTILSNNGYTVFDLGKQVPMNAILEKAVEVGADAIGLSALLVSTSKQMPVCVQEQDVRGLHFPIIVGGAAINREFGRRIAVLDGTRFFEPGLFYAKDAFEGLEIMETLTGEPARREVFVERARSEALAQIARSAAPTNVARTAVVSTVRAQPAPIPTVPAYGARTLDAIDLHALWPCFDLRSLYRLSWGAANTKGAAFERLVAEEFEPRLRRYQERAERGEIIAPRAVYGYFRAVAEGDDVVLFDSADATKEIGRFAFPRQPGGEHLSLADYVRERENGGAADVVALQIVTVGEEAGRLVEALQSAGDYSEAYFLHGFSVQSAEALAELVHRHVRAELGIEPGRGKRYSWGYGACPDLAQHDTVFRLLDATQRIGVTLTAGFQIVPEQSTAAIVLHHPKASYFNAAATRERSAPAT; encoded by the coding sequence ATGGCTCAAGTCCGACAAGCTCCTAGCTACCTCGCCGAGCTCGAGAAGAAGGTTCTGCTCTTCGACGGCGCCATGGGCACGGAGTTGATGGCCCTTGGCCTCACGCCGGCCGACTTCGGAGGCGAACGGTACGCAGGATGCAACGAAGCGCTCGTGCTCTCGCGGCCCGATCTCGTGCGTCGCGTGCACGAAGCGTATCTCGCAGCGGGCGCAGACGTCGTCGAAACCGATTCGTTCACCGCATCGCGGCTCAAGCTCGACGAGTACGCCCTGGGCGATAGGACCGGCGAGATCAACCGCGACGCCGCGCGCATCGCGCGCGAGGCCTGCGATGCCGTTGCGACCGCGCAGTGGCCCCGTTTCGTTGCCGGCTCGATGGGCCCGACAGGTATGCTCGTCTCCTCGTCGGATCCGACGCTTTCGAAGATCACCTACGAGGAGCTCGCGGAAATCTACGCCGAACAAGCGCGCGCGCTCATCGACGGCGGCGTCGACCTGCTCTTGCTGGAGACGATGCAAGACTTGCTCGAGCTGAAGGCCGCAATCGCCGGAATCGTACGCGAGTTTGGGCGGGGAATGCGACGCGTTCCGATTCAAGCGCAGCCGACGCTCATCACCGAGGGGCGGATGCTGCTCGGAACGGACATCCGCGCGATCTGCGCCGTGCTCGACGCGCTGCCGATCGATGTCGTCGGGCTCAATTGTTCGACCGGTCCCGCGCAAATGCGCGACTCGATCCGGTATCTCTGCGAGACCTCACGCTGCCCGGTCGCGGTGATTCCCAATGCGGGGCTGCCGCTCATGGGACCGCGCGGCGAGACGATCTACCCGGAAACGCCGGAAGAGCTCGCGCGCGAGCTCGGGGAGTTCGTGCGCGAATACGGCGTCGGCGCGATCGGCGGCTGCTGCGGCACCACACCTGCGCATATCGCGGCCTTGCGAAAGACATTGGAGGCCGTAGGGGAGACGCACGCGAGGACGGCGCGGAAGGGACGTCCTGAATGCGTCGCGTCCGCGATGACCGCCGTGAGCCTCGAACAGGAACCGCGACCGCTGCTCGTCGGCGAGCGTATCAACAGTCAAGGTTCGCGGCGCATGAAGCGCATGCTGCTCGAGGACCGCTACGACGACATCGTGCTGTTGGGGCGCGAGCAGGTCGAAGGTGGGGCGCACGTCCTGGACGTGTGCTGCGCGCTCACGGAGCGCGGCGACGAGGAGTTGCAGATGCGTGAGATCGTCAGGCGTCTCGCGCAGTCGGTCGAGGCACCGCTCATGATCGATTCCACCGAGCCGCGCGTTCTCGAAGTGGCATTGCAGAACTACCCGGGGCGGGCGATTCTCAACTCCGTGCACCTGGAGGCGGGTCGCGCGAAGATCGACCGCGTGCTGCCGCTTGCAATCGAGCACGGGGCGGCGGTCGTAGCGCTGACGATCGACGAGCAGGGTATGGCAAAGACCGTCGAGCGCAAGGTCGAGGTCGCGCGCCGTATCTACGACATTGCAGTCGGGGAGTACGGCTTGCCGCCGGGCGCGCTGATCTTCGACGCGCTGACGTTCACGCTCGCGACCGGCGACGCCGAGTTCGCGGAGTCCGCGGTCGCCACGATCGAAGGCATCCGCTCCATCAAGGCCGCGCTTCCCGGCGTTCTCACCTCGCTCGGCGTTTCGAACGTGTCGTTCGGCCTCTCAGCGGCGGCGCGCGCCGCGCTGAACTCGGTGTTTCTCCACCATTGCGTGGCGGCGGGCCTCGACTGCGCGCTCGTCCACGCCAAAGAGATCGCACCGTACGCGGAGATCGACGCACAGGCGCGGGAGCGCTGCGACGATTTGGTGTTCAACCGCCGTGCCGACGCACTCGCGCGCCTCATCGAGCACGTCGAGTCGGCCGGCGTGAAAACGCCCGATGAAATAGAGACCGCGGACGATGGGGCTCCGATCGAGGTGCGTATCCGTCACGCGATTCTGCACCGCCGCAAAGACGGCATCGAGAAGAAGATCGACGAGGCGCTACGCTCGCGCACGCCGGTCGAGGTGTTGAACGAGATCCTGCTGCCGGCGATGAAAGAGGTCGGCGACCGCTTCGGCGCGGGCGAGCTGATCCTGCCGTTCGTGCTGCAATCGGCGGAGGTCATGAAGAAAGCCGTCGCGCACTTGGAGCAATTCCTCGAAAAGAAAGACGGCGTCACGAAAGGCAAGATCGTGCTCGCGACGGTCTTTGGAGACGTGCACGACATCGGGAAGAATCTTGTCAATACCATCCTTTCGAACAACGGCTACACCGTCTTCGATCTCGGCAAGCAGGTTCCGATGAACGCGATCCTCGAGAAAGCGGTCGAAGTCGGCGCAGACGCGATCGGGCTCTCCGCGCTGCTCGTCTCGACGAGCAAGCAGATGCCGGTCTGCGTGCAGGAGCAAGACGTGCGCGGCCTTCACTTCCCCATCATCGTCGGCGGAGCGGCGATCAATCGGGAGTTCGGACGGCGCATCGCCGTTCTCGACGGCACGCGTTTCTTCGAGCCTGGACTCTTCTACGCGAAGGATGCCTTCGAAGGCCTCGAGATCATGGAGACGCTCACCGGCGAGCCGGCGCGGCGAGAGGTATTCGTCGAGCGCGCGCGCTCCGAGGCCTTGGCGCAAATCGCGCGCAGCGCGGCGCCGACGAACGTCGCCCGCACCGCAGTGGTTTCCACGGTGCGCGCTCAGCCGGCTCCAATTCCGACGGTGCCGGCGTACGGCGCGCGCACGCTGGACGCAATCGATCTGCACGCGCTGTGGCCGTGCTTCGATCTGCGCAGCCTCTACCGGCTGTCGTGGGGCGCCGCCAACACGAAGGGCGCCGCGTTCGAGCGGCTCGTCGCCGAAGAGTTCGAGCCGCGCCTGCGCCGCTACCAAGAGCGGGCGGAGCGCGGCGAGATTATTGCGCCGCGCGCGGTCTACGGCTACTTTCGTGCGGTGGCGGAGGGCGACGACGTGGTGCTCTTCGACTCGGCGGACGCAACGAAGGAGATCGGGCGCTTTGCCTTCCCGCGCCAGCCGGGCGGCGAGCATCTGTCGCTGGCCGATTACGTGCGCGAGCGCGAGAACGGCGGTGCCGCCGACGTCGTCGCGCTGCAGATCGTCACCGTGGGCGAGGAGGCCGGTCGGCTAGTCGAAGCGTTGCAGTCGGCCGGCGACTACAGCGAGGCCTACTTTCTGCACGGGTTCTCGGTTCAATCCGCCGAAGCGCTTGCGGAGCTCGTGCACCGGCACGTTCGTGCCGAGCTCGGCATCGAACCGGGTCGCGGGAAGCGCTATTCGTGGGGCTACGGCGCGTGCCCCGATCTCGCGCAACACGACACCGTCTTCAGATTGCTCGACGCAACGCAGCGCATCGGCGTAACGCTCACAGCCGGTTTCCAAATCGTTCCAGAGCAATCGACTGCCGCGATCGTGCTCCACCATCCGAAGGCGAGCTACTTTAATGCTGCCGCCACGCGAGAACGCTCCGCACCCGCGACGTAG
- the manB gene encoding phosphomannomutase/phosphoglucomutase (converts mannose-6-phosphate to mannose-1-phosphate; the resulting product is then converted to GDP-mannose by ManC which is then used in the synthesis of mannose-containing glycoconjugates that are important for mediating entry into host cells), producing the protein MQSRLGANIFKSYDVRGIYPSELNDDVAYAIGRCFAPQLGARTIAVGRDMRPSGTALFKAFARGATEAGANVVDIGLVSTDALYFAVGKFGFDGGVMITASHNPADYNGMKFTRAQAEAISLDTGLATIRDCVLSGALPPPAKTPGSISSRDVLDAFAEHCLSFVNRSAIKPFKVAIDAGNGMAGKTVPYVFKHLPCEVTPLFFELDGSFPNHPASPIEPENMADLQAAVKRHGCDVGVAFDGDADRMFIVDEKAQLVDGSTVTALVALNTLKRHPGAKILYNLICSRSVPELITRAGGIPIRSQVGHSIIKKTMRERDIVFGGEHSGHFYFKDNWYADSGMIALMQCLEVFSEADAPVSTVIAPIDTRYRSGEINTHVDDVAAKLTLVESHYRDATIDHLDGVTVEYPHWWMNVRPSNTEPLLRLNVEGDTRELMEQRRDEALALIRSS; encoded by the coding sequence ATGCAGTCCCGCCTGGGCGCAAACATCTTCAAGTCCTACGACGTTCGTGGGATTTATCCGTCAGAGCTCAACGACGATGTTGCCTACGCGATAGGCCGGTGCTTCGCACCGCAGCTCGGCGCGCGTACCATCGCGGTCGGTCGCGACATGCGCCCTTCGGGCACCGCCCTATTCAAAGCGTTCGCTCGCGGTGCGACGGAGGCCGGCGCCAACGTCGTCGACATCGGCCTCGTCTCGACCGACGCGTTGTACTTTGCCGTCGGAAAGTTTGGCTTCGACGGCGGCGTCATGATCACGGCGTCACACAATCCGGCGGATTATAACGGCATGAAGTTCACGCGTGCGCAAGCCGAGGCGATCTCGCTCGATACGGGCCTCGCAACGATTCGCGACTGCGTTCTCTCGGGCGCACTCCCGCCGCCGGCGAAGACGCCGGGCTCGATCTCCAGCCGCGACGTGCTCGACGCATTCGCGGAGCACTGCCTTTCGTTCGTCAATCGTTCCGCGATCAAGCCGTTCAAGGTCGCGATCGACGCTGGAAACGGCATGGCCGGCAAAACCGTTCCGTACGTGTTCAAGCACTTGCCGTGCGAGGTGACGCCGCTCTTCTTCGAGCTCGACGGCAGCTTTCCGAACCATCCCGCGAGCCCGATCGAGCCAGAGAACATGGCGGACCTACAGGCCGCGGTGAAACGCCACGGCTGCGACGTCGGGGTCGCGTTCGACGGGGATGCCGATCGCATGTTCATCGTCGACGAGAAAGCGCAGCTCGTCGACGGCAGCACCGTGACCGCGCTCGTCGCGCTCAATACGCTCAAACGCCATCCGGGGGCAAAGATTCTCTACAATCTCATTTGCAGTCGCAGCGTCCCCGAGCTCATCACCCGCGCGGGCGGCATCCCGATTCGCTCGCAAGTCGGTCACTCGATCATCAAGAAAACCATGCGCGAGCGAGATATCGTCTTCGGAGGCGAGCATAGCGGCCACTTCTATTTCAAAGATAATTGGTACGCGGACTCCGGAATGATCGCGCTAATGCAATGCCTCGAGGTCTTCAGCGAGGCCGATGCTCCGGTGAGCACCGTCATCGCTCCCATCGACACGCGTTACCGCTCGGGTGAGATCAACACGCACGTCGACGACGTGGCCGCCAAGCTCACGCTCGTCGAATCGCACTATCGCGACGCAACGATCGACCATCTCGACGGCGTCACCGTAGAGTACCCGCACTGGTGGATGAACGTGCGCCCTTCCAACACGGAGCCGCTGCTGCGGCTCAACGTCGAAGGCGACACGCGCGAGCTCATGGAGCAACGTCGCGACGAGGCGCTCGCACTGATACGTTCCAGCTAG
- a CDS encoding amidohydrolase family protein: MGLTLGPAFIATGDGTSIFGRLGMADGRIDALLPAEGATDVPLPDGSIIAPGMIDVHTNGAGEHLFNRDQGYAVPVASREYARVGVTGFVAGIMTAPWESMLHAASEVVEAAHALEEDEPHGARCLGVHFEGPFLNAKFRRVHRSDWIVPASERGAREMVEACHGGCLMVTLAPEIEGAADAARVFLEHGVVCSAGHTGARYRDGILAIGLGFRSLTHAFNAMPPLDHRDPSLLAAYIQDARTLVQVICDGYHVSPVMIDILHRTLGERIVLATDFMPAADASYHIEGGVMRSSDGTIAGSALRMDQAVRNYMSYAELPFERAIVAATYAPAKLIRHDHLIGRIAPGMRADLSLWDAAHDVIGTIVGGTFVFGATTPATA, encoded by the coding sequence GTGGGACTCACCCTGGGGCCCGCGTTCATCGCGACCGGTGACGGGACATCGATCTTCGGACGCTTGGGAATGGCGGATGGCCGCATCGATGCATTGTTACCCGCGGAGGGTGCAACCGACGTTCCGCTCCCCGACGGCAGCATCATCGCGCCGGGCATGATCGACGTTCACACCAACGGCGCGGGCGAGCATCTGTTCAACCGCGATCAAGGCTACGCCGTACCCGTTGCATCGCGCGAGTACGCCCGCGTCGGCGTCACCGGGTTCGTTGCGGGCATCATGACGGCGCCGTGGGAATCCATGCTCCACGCCGCCTCCGAGGTCGTCGAGGCAGCACACGCGCTCGAAGAAGACGAACCGCACGGTGCGCGTTGCCTCGGCGTGCACTTCGAAGGCCCGTTCTTGAACGCGAAGTTTCGCCGCGTGCATCGCAGCGACTGGATCGTTCCCGCCTCCGAGCGCGGCGCGCGTGAGATGGTGGAAGCCTGCCACGGCGGATGCCTGATGGTCACGCTCGCACCAGAGATCGAGGGCGCCGCAGACGCAGCGCGCGTCTTCTTGGAGCACGGCGTCGTCTGCTCCGCGGGCCACACCGGCGCGCGCTACCGCGATGGAATTCTCGCGATAGGGCTAGGATTCCGCTCTCTGACGCATGCTTTCAACGCCATGCCGCCGCTCGATCATCGGGATCCGTCGCTGCTCGCGGCGTACATCCAGGACGCGCGAACGCTCGTACAGGTGATCTGCGACGGATACCACGTGTCGCCGGTGATGATCGACATCCTGCACCGGACGCTCGGCGAGCGCATCGTGCTCGCAACCGACTTCATGCCGGCAGCCGACGCGAGCTATCACATCGAAGGCGGCGTCATGCGCTCGTCTGACGGGACGATTGCCGGCAGCGCGCTCAGGATGGATCAGGCCGTGCGCAACTACATGTCGTACGCAGAACTGCCGTTCGAGCGCGCGATCGTCGCGGCAACGTACGCGCCCGCAAAGCTCATCCGCCACGACCATCTCATCGGACGCATCGCACCGGGAATGCGCGCGGATCTCTCTCTTTGGGATGCCGCCCACGACGTCATCGGCACGATCGTAGGCGGGACGTTTGTCTTCGGAGCGACGACGCCCGCTACGGCGTAG
- a CDS encoding type II toxin-antitoxin system Phd/YefM family antitoxin: MKRVNMYEAKTHLSLLVGEALKGEEVVIARNGKPLVKLVPVQERKPSDAFGMDRGKFEIPPDFDETPDDFKEYL, translated from the coding sequence ATGAAACGCGTCAATATGTATGAGGCGAAGACGCACTTATCGCTCCTCGTCGGCGAAGCGCTCAAGGGCGAGGAAGTCGTGATTGCGCGCAACGGGAAGCCTTTGGTGAAGCTGGTGCCCGTTCAAGAACGAAAGCCGAGCGATGCCTTCGGAATGGATCGTGGGAAATTCGAAATTCCACCTGATTTCGATGAGACTCCGGATGATTTCAAGGAGTATCTGTGA
- a CDS encoding type II toxin-antitoxin system VapC family toxin, protein MNGVLLDTHVFLSLALEPERVPAAMRQALDASPHRLLSVASAWEISIKYSTGKLPLPEPPAAYVRSRSSQLLVQSLPITEQHAVRVATLPMFHRDPFDRLLIAQALEEDLVLLTLDRRVLQYKVRTVRVERQRTKRRGR, encoded by the coding sequence GTGAACGGCGTCCTGCTCGATACGCACGTATTTCTCAGCTTGGCGCTGGAGCCGGAGCGCGTACCTGCCGCGATGCGGCAGGCGCTCGACGCGTCGCCGCACCGGCTCCTTTCCGTCGCCTCTGCCTGGGAAATTTCCATAAAGTACTCGACCGGCAAGCTGCCCCTCCCGGAGCCTCCCGCTGCGTACGTGCGGTCTCGTTCTTCACAGTTGCTCGTGCAGTCGCTTCCGATAACGGAGCAGCACGCCGTGCGTGTCGCGACGCTTCCTATGTTCCATCGCGATCCGTTCGATCGTCTCTTGATCGCGCAGGCGCTCGAAGAAGACCTCGTGCTTCTGACGCTCGATCGAAGAGTTCTCCAGTACAAGGTTCGCACCGTTCGCGTTGAAAGGCAGCGAACGAAGAGGCGAGGTCGATAG
- a CDS encoding asparaginase, with protein MVVQVTRGSLVESVHDVRACACDARGNVVFASGDIDAPVYLRSASKPFIAAAVIAAGARERFGFDEREIAVMAASHSGQLFHLNAVRSILQKIELPESALFCGAHLPYNEQAAHAMLRRGEEPTAIHNNCSGKHAGILALCRMLGADTATYLDPQHPAQRTILALCARLSDDDSGLWPIAVDGCGIPVYATPLRRAALSFGRLASLEAVEENDAAALAIVRAAMLARPEYVAGTGEFDSELMRAGGGTILSKGGAEGVQAVAALALGIGLASKVSDGTGRARAPSSIAILARLGALDEAQMGSLERFSRPIVYNRAGRAVGAIDVV; from the coding sequence GTGGTCGTTCAGGTAACGCGGGGATCGCTCGTCGAGTCCGTGCACGACGTGCGCGCGTGCGCGTGCGATGCGCGCGGCAATGTCGTCTTTGCTTCCGGCGACATCGACGCTCCGGTGTACCTTCGCTCCGCATCGAAGCCGTTCATCGCAGCGGCGGTAATCGCCGCCGGCGCGCGCGAGCGATTTGGTTTCGACGAGCGAGAGATCGCCGTCATGGCGGCGTCGCATTCCGGGCAACTCTTCCATCTCAACGCCGTGCGCTCCATTTTGCAGAAGATCGAACTGCCGGAGTCAGCGCTCTTTTGCGGAGCGCACCTGCCGTACAACGAGCAGGCGGCGCACGCGATGCTGCGCCGTGGTGAAGAGCCGACTGCGATACACAACAACTGCTCCGGTAAGCATGCGGGAATCTTGGCGTTATGCCGCATGCTCGGAGCCGACACCGCGACCTACCTCGACCCGCAGCATCCTGCGCAGCGCACGATCCTGGCCTTGTGTGCGCGATTGTCCGACGACGATTCCGGGCTCTGGCCGATCGCCGTCGACGGGTGCGGCATTCCAGTGTACGCGACGCCGCTGCGGCGGGCCGCGCTCTCGTTCGGGCGTCTTGCATCGCTCGAGGCCGTAGAGGAGAACGACGCGGCGGCGCTCGCGATCGTGCGCGCGGCAATGCTCGCGCGCCCCGAATACGTCGCCGGCACCGGCGAGTTCGACAGCGAGCTGATGCGGGCGGGCGGCGGTACGATTCTCTCCAAAGGCGGTGCGGAAGGCGTGCAGGCCGTTGCTGCGCTCGCGCTGGGAATCGGTCTCGCGTCGAAAGTGAGCGACGGCACGGGGCGCGCGCGCGCGCCCTCGAGCATTGCCATCCTCGCGCGCCTCGGCGCGCTGGATGAGGCGCAGATGGGGAGCCTCGAGCGATTCTCGCGCCCCATCGTGTACAATCGGGCGGGACGCGCGGTCGGTGCCATTGATGTTGTGTAG